Proteins from a single region of Hordeum vulgare subsp. vulgare chromosome 6H, MorexV3_pseudomolecules_assembly, whole genome shotgun sequence:
- the LOC123404814 gene encoding growth-regulating factor 6-like — protein MAASSPIPSYLLFSDINPDAAAAAAAPTQQASSLYYCCYYTPLLVHHYQAQQAASMSMLLQCMQQAVARRRCGRTDGKKWRCARDAEPDQKYCQRHLNRVGRARPPAPARKQQHQHAAAAVDAHHRDRDKSAMTAPAATCTSHGNKSSGNTMREDDDDYTRGFLDFTGGVCLPEQRENRLSLNYDNIVELYCNRQVVATPTVTASAASTTTAKDDDAIDHRAGATWVGIGGPLGEALGLAVEIQWPAGST, from the coding sequence ATGGCCGCCTCGTCGCCTATCCCCTCATACCTCCTCTTCTCCGATATCAACCcggatgccgccgccgccgccgcggcgccTACCCAGCAAGCTTCATCGttgtactactgctgctactacaccCCCCTCCTTGTCCACCATTACCAGGCTCAGCAGGCAGCGAGTATGTCAATGCTGCTGCAGTGCATGCAGCAGGCAGTGGCGCGGAGGAGGTGCGGCCGTACAGACGGCAAGAAATGGCGCTGCGCCAGGGACGCCGAGCCCGACCAGAAGTACTGCCAGCGCCACCTGAACCGCGTCGGCCGGGCACGGCCCCCTGCCCCTGCAAGAAAGCAACAGCACCAGCATGCTGCTGCTGCGGTGGATGCTCATCATCGTGACCGGGACAAGTCCGCCATGACCGCCCCTGCGGCCACTTGTACCAGTCATGGTAACAAGTCTTCCGGGAATACGATgcgggaggacgacgacgactacacgcGAGGTTTCTTGGACTTCACCGGTGGAGTTTGCCTTCCGGAGCAGCGAGAGAACCGGCTCAGCCTCAACTACGACAACATTGTCGAGCTCTACTGCAATAGGCAGGTGGTCGCCACGCCCACGGTCACAGCATCGGCGGCGTCGACAACAACGGCCAAGGATGACGACGCCATCGATCATCGGGCGGGAGCAACCTGGGTGGGCATCGGGGGACCCCTCGGCGAGGCGCTCGGTCTCGCCGTAGAGATTCAATGGCCTGCTGGCTCCACCTAG